A genome region from Bacteroidota bacterium includes the following:
- a CDS encoding STAS domain-containing protein, protein MKSENKEGTLVIYLEGNILGMQFNTEVMGLITQHIGTGNKNVLFNLMDVKYVDSAGLGLLLNAVSKTKNIGGRLALCNLPEQVSKLLKTTKVESIFLIYSDEAAAITALK, encoded by the coding sequence ATGAAAAGCGAAAACAAAGAAGGAACACTGGTTATTTACCTCGAAGGTAATATACTGGGCATGCAGTTTAACACCGAAGTCATGGGTCTGATTACCCAACATATTGGGACTGGCAACAAAAACGTGTTGTTCAATCTCATGGACGTGAAATATGTGGACAGCGCCGGATTAGGCTTGTTGTTAAACGCAGTTTCCAAGACAAAAAATATTGGTGGCCGCTTGGCCCTTTGCAATTTACCCGAGCAAGTCAGCAAACTCCTCAAAACCACCAAAGTAGAAAGCATTTTCCTGATTTATTCAGATGAAGCAGCAGCTATTACTGCGCTGAAGTAA
- the porQ gene encoding type IX secretion system protein PorQ: MKKALLFSVLFLTVLISSAQIGGESTYEFLSLSPSARVTALGGTNVTLFDQDLTTQLSNPASLNPLMHRRVAFGTTAYPGGINFGNLSYAHRFKIPGTFGFGLQYVAYGKFKETDEAGNVTGRFNAGEMNIYAGYGYQFGKLFSAGVNAKFIYSQLAGWSSIGMATDFAVMLHDTAHLLTASIVAKNIGTQFKAYNRGVREPLPFDLQAGFAFGFKHVPFRFHLTFHDLYRWNIRYTDPAESQNSDLFADTSTKEKKYFADKLFRHIIIGLEVNIKKVVFLHVAYNHLRQQELRLATRRGLPGFSFGLRINIRQFDFNYALQPMAQGQTLNYFTLSVNTAGFVKRKKIPEL, translated from the coding sequence TTGAAGAAGGCTTTATTATTCTCGGTTTTATTTTTGACGGTACTTATTTCCTCTGCACAAATAGGAGGGGAGAGCACTTATGAATTTCTATCTCTTTCTCCATCCGCACGGGTGACGGCTTTGGGAGGAACCAACGTGACCCTTTTTGACCAGGACCTGACCACGCAACTATCTAACCCTGCCTCCTTAAACCCCCTGATGCACCGCCGCGTTGCTTTTGGAACGACCGCTTATCCGGGTGGAATCAATTTTGGAAACTTGAGCTATGCCCACCGCTTCAAAATTCCCGGAACCTTTGGCTTTGGTTTGCAATATGTCGCTTACGGTAAATTCAAAGAAACGGATGAAGCCGGAAATGTTACGGGCCGTTTCAATGCTGGAGAGATGAATATTTATGCCGGATACGGTTATCAGTTTGGAAAACTTTTTTCGGCAGGAGTGAACGCTAAATTCATTTATTCTCAATTAGCCGGTTGGAGTTCTATAGGTATGGCCACCGACTTTGCGGTGATGTTGCACGACACCGCACATCTCCTGACGGCTTCTATCGTTGCCAAAAATATCGGTACCCAGTTCAAGGCATACAACCGGGGCGTGCGCGAACCTTTACCTTTTGATTTGCAGGCAGGGTTTGCTTTTGGTTTCAAGCATGTGCCTTTCCGTTTTCATCTTACTTTCCACGACCTATATCGCTGGAATATCCGCTACACCGACCCTGCCGAATCTCAAAATAGCGATCTCTTTGCCGATACCAGCACCAAGGAGAAAAAATATTTTGCCGATAAACTATTCAGACATATCATCATCGGACTGGAGGTGAATATCAAAAAAGTGGTTTTTCTCCATGTAGCCTATAACCACCTTCGTCAGCAGGAGCTCAGGCTGGCTACGAGGAGGGGCTTGCCCGGTTTTTCTTTCGGCTTGCGGATAAACATACGTCAATTTGATTTCAACTATGCGCTGCAACCTATGGCTCAGGGGCAAACGCTCAACTATTTCACCCTTTCTGTTAATACAGCTGGTTTTGTGAAAAGAAAAAAAATTCCTGAATTGTAA
- the lon gene encoding endopeptidase La gives MDFFQQPISDDDFDMLPLLPEEDGVDGKDLKIPTELPLLPLRNTILFPGVVLPITIGRDKSITAIKEAYKADKLVGVVGQIDGNVEEPEFKDIFMTGTVAQILRMIKMPDGSTTAIIQGRQRFTAVELIHAEPYIRARIEVLHDIMPKNDKEFEAALMTIKDLAGNIVKLNPQIPSEAAIVLKNIANPVTMLHFISSNLNLSTREKQSLLEVADLKERVKLVLDYLNKEIQMLEMKNQIQGKVRQELDKQQRDYFLSQQLKTIQDELGMNSADKDIDRLREKSSKMKLPLKVKEQVDKELDKLQRMNPAAAEYSVVLNYLDLILELPWGVYTKDNFDIKHAKKVLDKDHYGLEKVKERILEYLAVLKLKGDLKSPILCLVGPPGVGKTSLGQSIARALGRNYTRISLGGLHDEAEIRGHRKTYIGAMPGRIIQSLKKSGSSNSVLILDEIDKVGADYKGDPSSALLEVLDPEQNHAFYDNYLELEYDLSKILFVATANSLQTIQPALRDRMEIIPLEGYSVEEKIEIANKHLLPKQIGNHGLKVKQVQVGNKTLERLIEEYTKESGVRELDRQLAAIMRYVAKKVALKEKYQPQVRPDDLIKILGPEKFDKSIYTEENIPGVAVGMAWTSVGGDILFIESTLSKGTGLVTLTGNLGDVMKESATTAMTFLKANAAKLQINPDIFSKVNVHIHFPEGAVPKDGPSAGITILTSLASLFTQRRVRSFLAMTGEITLRGKVMPVGGIKEKILAAKRSGIKEIIMCEHNRKDVEQVNQDYLKNLKFHYVKTMDEVVELALMKTRIKNGIEISSFLTTNGKEEKKHSVA, from the coding sequence ATGGATTTCTTCCAACAACCGATTAGTGATGATGATTTTGATATGCTGCCACTTCTCCCGGAGGAGGATGGCGTGGATGGAAAGGACCTAAAAATACCTACAGAGCTTCCTTTATTGCCTTTGCGCAATACTATTCTTTTTCCAGGGGTAGTCTTACCCATTACGATTGGGCGGGACAAGAGCATAACAGCTATCAAAGAAGCCTATAAAGCGGACAAGTTGGTTGGTGTGGTCGGACAAATTGACGGAAATGTAGAAGAGCCGGAGTTCAAAGATATTTTCATGACGGGCACGGTGGCACAGATTCTGCGCATGATAAAAATGCCGGATGGTTCCACTACGGCTATTATTCAAGGAAGACAGCGTTTCACCGCAGTTGAATTAATTCATGCCGAGCCATATATCCGTGCCAGAATAGAAGTGTTGCATGATATCATGCCAAAAAACGACAAGGAATTTGAGGCAGCGCTGATGACTATTAAAGATTTGGCGGGCAATATTGTGAAGTTGAATCCCCAGATTCCGTCGGAGGCGGCGATTGTTTTAAAGAATATCGCCAACCCGGTGACAATGCTTCATTTTATTTCATCCAACCTGAATTTATCTACCCGCGAAAAGCAATCGCTCTTAGAGGTGGCTGATTTAAAAGAGCGCGTGAAGCTAGTGTTGGATTACCTGAATAAGGAAATCCAAATGTTGGAGATGAAGAACCAGATTCAGGGAAAGGTACGTCAGGAATTGGATAAACAACAGCGCGATTATTTCCTGAGCCAGCAGTTAAAAACAATTCAGGATGAATTGGGCATGAATTCTGCCGATAAAGACATTGACCGCTTGCGTGAAAAGTCATCTAAGATGAAATTGCCCCTCAAGGTGAAGGAGCAAGTAGATAAGGAATTGGACAAATTACAACGGATGAATCCTGCTGCGGCAGAATACTCTGTGGTGCTGAATTATCTAGATTTAATTTTAGAGTTGCCTTGGGGAGTTTATACCAAAGATAATTTTGACATCAAACACGCCAAGAAGGTGTTGGACAAAGACCATTATGGTTTGGAAAAAGTGAAGGAGCGCATCCTAGAATATTTGGCGGTGTTGAAATTAAAGGGTGATTTAAAATCTCCGATTCTTTGCCTCGTAGGCCCTCCGGGAGTGGGAAAAACTTCTTTAGGACAATCTATCGCTCGGGCTTTGGGAAGAAACTATACTCGCATTTCGTTGGGAGGTTTGCATGATGAAGCCGAGATACGCGGCCATCGCAAAACATACATCGGTGCCATGCCCGGTCGGATTATTCAAAGCCTGAAGAAGTCCGGCAGTTCTAATTCGGTTTTGATTCTCGATGAGATAGATAAAGTGGGTGCAGATTACAAAGGCGACCCGAGTTCGGCCTTGCTCGAAGTTTTAGACCCGGAACAGAATCATGCCTTCTATGATAACTATCTGGAACTGGAATACGATTTAAGTAAAATCCTCTTCGTTGCCACAGCCAATTCTTTGCAAACGATTCAACCGGCTTTACGCGACCGGATGGAGATTATCCCCTTAGAAGGTTATTCAGTGGAAGAGAAAATTGAAATTGCCAACAAACATTTACTTCCCAAACAGATTGGCAATCATGGATTGAAAGTCAAACAGGTTCAGGTAGGCAATAAAACTTTGGAACGTTTGATTGAGGAATATACCAAGGAAAGCGGAGTTCGCGAATTAGATCGTCAATTGGCCGCTATCATGCGCTATGTCGCTAAGAAGGTAGCGCTGAAAGAAAAATATCAGCCTCAAGTGAGGCCAGATGATTTAATCAAAATCCTGGGCCCGGAGAAGTTCGACAAGAGCATCTACACCGAAGAAAACATTCCGGGTGTTGCCGTTGGCATGGCTTGGACTTCGGTAGGTGGCGATATTCTTTTCATTGAATCTACGCTGAGCAAGGGAACCGGTTTAGTGACTTTGACTGGTAACTTAGGCGATGTGATGAAAGAATCAGCGACGACGGCTATGACCTTTTTGAAAGCCAATGCCGCTAAACTTCAAATCAATCCTGATATATTCAGCAAGGTGAATGTCCATATCCATTTCCCTGAAGGGGCGGTTCCAAAAGATGGACCGAGCGCCGGGATAACTATTTTGACCTCGCTTGCTTCTTTGTTCACGCAAAGGAGAGTTAGGTCCTTTTTGGCCATGACCGGTGAAATTACTTTACGGGGAAAGGTGATGCCTGTTGGTGGGATTAAGGAAAAAATACTGGCAGCCAAGCGTTCCGGGATTAAAGAAATAATCATGTGCGAACACAACCGCAAAGATGTGGAGCAGGTAAATCAGGATTATCTAAAAAATTTGAAGTTCCATTATGTGAAAACGATGGATGAAGTGGTAGAGTTAGCCCTGATGAAAACCCGTATTAAAAATGGAATTGAGATCAGTTCTTTTCTAACCACGAACGGAAAAGAAGAGAAAAAACATTCGGTTGCATAA
- a CDS encoding DUF2062 domain-containing protein, protein MRCCVLIPTYNNGVTIASVLSGVLEYCDDVFVVNDGSTDNTSEILMGFPAVKVYSYQKNVGKGWALRQGFDLARKNGYDYAITLDSDGQHFADDLPAMLESLEKNKHAIIIGARNMEQSSVPGRSSFGNKFSNFWFNLETGISLPDTQSGYRLYPIRELEKIRFFTRKYEFEIEVIVRGAWNGLDVITISVKVYYPSADERISHFRPFKDFSRISVLNTVLVFWTFAYIKPRDFVRSLFSKNFNALLEDYLIRSHETAEVKAWSVANGVFFGITPFWGFQIWFVLFFAWVFRLNKGLSILSSNISIPPMIPIIVFASYQCGRIWLGGNNMNWNLSQQFKPEILQQNVFQYVIGSFTLATILAFLSGSLTYLLVKSLKRRVV, encoded by the coding sequence CTGCGCTGTTGTGTGCTGATTCCTACTTATAACAACGGTGTCACCATTGCATCGGTTCTCTCGGGGGTATTGGAATATTGCGATGATGTTTTTGTGGTAAACGATGGATCTACTGATAACACTTCAGAAATATTAATGGGATTTCCTGCGGTCAAGGTTTATTCATACCAGAAAAATGTGGGTAAAGGCTGGGCGCTTCGTCAGGGATTCGATTTGGCAAGAAAAAATGGCTACGATTACGCTATCACCCTTGATTCAGATGGTCAACATTTTGCTGACGACCTGCCTGCGATGCTTGAATCGTTGGAGAAGAATAAGCATGCAATTATCATTGGTGCCCGAAATATGGAGCAAAGTTCTGTGCCGGGCAGAAGCAGTTTTGGTAATAAGTTCTCCAATTTTTGGTTTAATCTTGAAACGGGTATCTCTCTGCCTGATACCCAATCCGGCTATCGCTTGTACCCAATTCGTGAATTAGAGAAGATTCGTTTTTTTACCCGCAAATATGAATTTGAGATTGAGGTTATTGTGCGCGGTGCATGGAATGGTTTGGATGTCATTACAATTTCGGTGAAAGTATATTATCCGTCTGCAGATGAACGTATCTCTCATTTCCGACCTTTCAAAGACTTTTCACGAATCAGCGTATTGAACACAGTTCTTGTCTTCTGGACCTTTGCATATATCAAGCCCCGAGATTTTGTTCGCTCGCTTTTCTCCAAAAATTTCAATGCCTTGTTGGAGGATTACCTGATACGCTCACACGAAACCGCCGAAGTAAAAGCTTGGTCGGTGGCAAATGGTGTTTTTTTTGGCATTACGCCGTTTTGGGGTTTCCAAATTTGGTTTGTCCTTTTCTTTGCTTGGGTGTTCCGATTAAACAAAGGATTGAGCATTCTAAGTTCCAATATCAGTATTCCGCCCATGATTCCCATTATTGTTTTCGCCAGTTATCAGTGTGGCCGGATTTGGCTGGGTGGAAATAACATGAATTGGAATCTAAGCCAACAATTTAAACCTGAAATACTTCAGCAAAACGTATTTCAATATGTGATAGGTAGTTTCACCTTGGCAACTATTTTGGCATTTCTTTCAGGTTCTTTAACCTATCTTCTAGTTAAGTCATTGAAAAGAAGGGTAGTCTAA